The following are encoded in a window of Kitasatospora sp. NBC_01250 genomic DNA:
- a CDS encoding HIT family protein, which produces MLIDMTSEPELQQGVGEPDGFRRLWTPHRMAYIQGENKPTGPAPDDGCPFCSIPSLSDEDGLIIKRGLHAFAVLNLYPYNGGHLMLVPYRHVADYTELTEEETVEVALLTKQAMTALRAASGAHGFNIGMNQGAAAGAGIAAHLHQHVVPRWGGDTNFMPVVGHTKVLPQLLADTRKMLADAWPQP; this is translated from the coding sequence ATGCTGATCGACATGACGAGTGAGCCGGAACTGCAGCAGGGTGTCGGGGAGCCGGACGGCTTCCGGCGCCTGTGGACGCCCCATCGGATGGCCTACATCCAGGGTGAGAACAAGCCCACCGGGCCTGCCCCCGATGACGGTTGCCCGTTCTGCTCGATTCCGTCGCTCAGCGACGAGGACGGGCTGATCATCAAGCGCGGGCTGCACGCCTTCGCGGTGCTCAACCTGTACCCCTACAACGGCGGTCACCTGATGCTGGTCCCGTACCGGCACGTGGCCGACTACACGGAGCTGACCGAGGAGGAGACCGTCGAGGTCGCGCTGCTGACCAAGCAGGCGATGACCGCGCTGCGGGCGGCCTCGGGGGCGCACGGCTTCAACATCGGGATGAACCAGGGTGCGGCCGCCGGAGCCGGGATCGCGGCGCACCTGCACCAGCACGTGGTGCCGCGCTGGGGCGGGGACACCAACTTCATGCCGGTGGTGGGGCACACCAAGGTGCTGCCGCAGCTGCTGGCCGACACCCGCAAGATGCTGGCCGACGCCTGGCCGCAGCCGTAG